Part of the Uloborus diversus isolate 005 chromosome 9, Udiv.v.3.1, whole genome shotgun sequence genome is shown below.
aaaaaaaaactcaaaacagcAATAGCCCAGTCAATCCTTTAAATCAGTTTCCCAAAATGTGTTCCGCGGACCCCTGGGGGTCCCCCAGTCCATGCCAGTGGTCTgcggtgctatccagctaaaacattaattataattgagattgaaggactaGTAAcagtaattttaattcaaaaagaaagcactttAAGAGGAacaaaaagttcttgcttaagtacacGCAGGAcacagcagcccccccccccccccacccttcccTGAAAATCTTGGAAGTAAACATAcaacacattaattaattttgtgtatatgaggaagttcatatagttacaaaactatattaagtaaaatgcaaacattggagcacatttttacagctgggATTTTAtacttcaaatgaattttttgctCCATCATTTTCAAGACAAAAGTTTAAAAGTCAATATTCAAAACTTCAAGCAAAGGCTGAAATAGCTTAAACACTGTAGTTTGCAGTCGATTTTAATAATTATGGAGTACTactgttttataaatttgttgcataatatGCTTGCGTTTATTCAACAACATCATTTGAAGAGAAAGTAAACATTTGATGCTTGAGACTTTCATCGAGTCATCAAATTTTGGGCAATTATCCTTTTATACTGGTCAAAtagtcaaagcttaaaatatttagtgCTCAGAATATATTGATATTATTAGCATACTTCATACTATATTGAACCAGCACCTGCTGGACTCTGTTAATGAAGTTGTACACATGGAAGTTGTACACATGGAAGCAAGGTAGTacacatgaaaaaataacaggTTCAACCTAGGTTAactgttttgttcactaactttaaaagttcattttcatgagtaaacttactgtagaaatttggggataataattttattcgtaagaaaaaggaaaaaaaaagcataaaatattataaaaacacagatttaactgtgtcaaatcattttttttttgcttgcggggggggggggggggggggggtccgagaaatttgtaatttttccagAGGGGGCTcgtggaggtctgaagtttgagaACCTCTGCTTTAAATTATGACATACTGAAcagaaataccttacagaactaatccaataaaaagttaatgatgattccatgtaatattttttcataGCTGAAAAACTGAAGtgaaacaataatcataaaaaaatattgtcactggggggtcagctgaccctttgaccttCCCTTAATCCACCTTTGTTTAACAATACACACCAACAAATTTCAATCAGCAAACGATAAATTGagaaattaagaattaaattatttgactCAAGATATTTATGGCaatctcaatttaaaaattatcaggtaataaaataaatgttgcaGAGGCGGTAAATTTTGAATGGTTTACTACAATTTTGCCTCTTTTTTGACTTTATGCAGCTAAAGAAGGGCTTTTTTGCTCTCTGATAATActcgtaaaaaaatacattcttaTCACTAAAATATTGCTAAACTCATTAATATGGCACACGTCCTTTCTTTCTTCTCTATCTATTATAAGGAATGGACTCGTTTCTCAAGTGCCTCATTTTCGCGGTCGGACTGGATTTGTCCGAGCCTTTTATGATAAATTGCtcattggtatttttttttatgaagagaTATGTGTACAGTCTCCCCACGTTTCCTATAGAATCGGCAAGCTGCCAAGTAGTTTGAGCCTGctttaattgggggggggggggggggagagaaatttGATGTgaatgtttcattcatttttaatgtcAGACTGTTTAATTTAGAGGTTAATACACATCTGAAAAAATCAAACTGACATTCCTGCAAAGTAATAGACACATCTGTTTCCCCCTGTATACCGGATGTTAAGCTTTTCTCCATCTTAACGGTGGTCAGGCAGGAAGGACATGGTTTTAATGGATTTGGGCTGTGTACATAGTGTGAgaaaaagacaaataaataaaattaaggacTTGAAAAGatcagaagaaaaataattatagttaaaaattttaacaaagaaaacaCAATTTCTTTTAATATCCAGCCTTTTGTGTTTTCCAGTTTTCTTTTAATCTTAacaaagaatacatttttaatgcagtATAACTGGCAGCTTTGGGGACTAAGAGCAAGACTAGCAAATACTTCTGAAAATATGAGTATAACTTAAGTTGGATCATTTTATTGAAatctatatatttacaaaaataaatgtgtacatgtaaatacatatatattacataaaaatgtgaaatataaAATTCTCTGATGTAATCAATGAATTACATAGatgaatatgattttaaaatatgctttaaaagacAACATGGATATAAAGACCTTCTccctttaaacattaaaaaaaagccaaaaccATCAACCAATATACATAAATAACAATACAAAATGCAATACAACTTCAAGGTATAAAAATCAACTCTTACATCCAGCAACAGCATGCACagcatatttaacaatttttcatgTTATCAAAATGATTGAAAGACAAAATGGACGGAATTCATTTCaaactaaattaataaaaaaacattagcatGTATATCTATTGATTATAGATGATTAGCATACAATAAAATGCACCAATTTAGCATAAGTATAGTTTTACAGCGAATATTGTATTTCATGTTATATGTTTCATAAATATTGGAAGCATTTTTATAATGGCTCAATATTCCCATCATTTGATGTATGTTAACATTTTAATTCTACAATAATtggcaaaagaagaaaaataaattgaggttactttttaatttcaattcttaACGTGTTCATGTagaatgcaaaaaagaaaaaaaagaataataataatattttccgataacaacatttttcaaaaaagaaaaagctaccaataataaaataaatatccaataaaaaaaaaaaaaaaaaaaaccatagtgTAAATTCCTAAGTAATTAAATTTACTACACTGCTCAAAATAACCTACGtgagaaaaatattgttacaaggAATAGAGCTTCCAAAATGAAACAAGAAACACCAGACTTCAACTTGTATCCATCATTACACCACTGGTCATACTCGCAGAAGCAATATGTAACTTCATCATAGTGTACACTAcaataaagaaatgaattaattaaaagatAGATGATTtgcaacataaaattaatttgacatagttgaagtttgaaataaacaaaataagctGTAATAAAAAATGCCTTAAATCAGTGTTTCTCAAACTTTCTTTGTCCATGCACCACATCTAATTTGCCAATGTTCTCCAGTTCATCTATATATTTTAGTTATACATCCTACTCActataattttattcaaatcaaGAATGTGATTCAACGTGacatgactcaaaaaaaaaaaaaaaaaaaaaaaaaaaaaactaactcacGAAACACCGACAGCCCGGATATGACATCCAGACTGGATTTTTGTCCATGTCAAGAACTtatcagtctggaacagtcaataaccgagctggagataGATGCATTTTCATCAAAGCAAATTGAAGTTGGACTGCATCACTGCTTGGAAACCAgtgtgttaaattaatttttgcaaataGTTTGCAGATAAGATTTGCTTAAATGAAAGAACATCTTCCTCCAGTTTAATTATTGACTTTTCCAGACTATGTAACTTATATAATCAACCACTATACATAAGCTCAAATGAAAAACAAGATGATTAACTTTCggttaaacataaaataataaacattgctGAAAGTACAAGATAGCTGTACAATTTTGCATTGGGGCTTACAAGAGGCCTCTTTTGCAATGCAAAGTAAATGAAAATGTGCACGTAAAAATAGCCAACAAACACATTTGTgttgtgctctttttttttccactatttttgaATTATGTAAGCTCAAATTAAGTGTTTCTAAATTTTTAGCTTTcaaattataaatctctaatggTATatctacaaggtaaaaaatttgggttgaaatgaaaaaacaacctAAATACCTAAATAGCGCAAATTATCAAAGGAATACAGCATATAGATACAGTTGAACTCAATTAATACAAAGTGTCAAAAATTCACGAATTTGTTTGTATTAGCCGCTGTTTGTACCAACCATGAATGAGTgatgcagtaaaaataaaaaaacaaagaaatgcttagctatatttaaaaaacattactactaacacacacattgtaatctaacaattagtacattcagaaaaaaaattactaatttctTATAAACGaatgattttagaaaatattgaaaaaggaaaagaataatCGACAATTGTGGAATAGATTGTAATCCACAATgaagatgaacagttttatctccGAGTAAATTGAAGTGTCAACTGGTAAACAAATGTATGGGCtttattttcatgtaaaatatttaatattttcttctctttacacAGCTTGACACAGCTACTGCGTAACAAAATGAtgtataatttctaaaaaagaaaattgcagtaTTCAGTCATGATCACTTTAAGTAAAGATatcagaaatttttgtttgtcttagccgagactttcaatttagTGTACATATTATacgtaaaatttttaatataattagatAACaaatcaaacttaacaaacaaagTGTTTGTTTTAGCCGTTATTTCATATTAAACAAAGAttgtattaagagagttcaactgtatttcaaggctataatggagcctcttcatcaataCAAATGTGCTTGTAATGCAACAAAATGTCGAAAGAGAACACACCAAATGGTATGTATATACCATGGTTGCCATTTGGTATATCTACATACCAGTGTATAGTATAAGCAGTGTACATACCTTCAACTTGCAAGACCTATATTTTCGCAACCGtgagtcctagatgcatactttcaactGCAAAAATGGTCAAGACAAGGTGCAAAGTtgggatattgaaagtttgaagcaaaaaagatATTTAGTGAAAAATGTGAAATCCAACTTTTTATATGAACCCTAGGTTCCTTAACTAATGTTTAGGGAAGTtatctctattgaaaaataatatcaaaataaataaataaataaataaacatttgcaACATTTGGTATAACATACCAGTGTTCACTTGTATGAGGTTGGGTTCTCTCGCAGCTTTTTGTTGCACGCTAAACATTTTTGCACTGAAGAACAGGCTCCTTTATacccttgaaatagctatatgctgtattttcttgataattttgtactttatgttttttttttttttcatttcaatcataTTTTAGTGCGAAGCTTATTTGATCATTATTTACTTAAtgcaaataattactttttgattTCAAGCTGTGAAATGTGATTTTCAACGTATACAGAAAGCTTAGGTTGTTCAGCAGCTTTTCTACAGCCATCATATCTATCAGCAGGAATATCCTTCTTCTGGCTTTCCAAATTGGATAAACAATCTCTGGTAATGAACTTATCAACtgtaatgaataaatatattatgaaaatagTACAAAACTTTACCACTTGTggatgattacaaaattttcattttatgaatGTAGAGGACAAATTTATAATAATCAAACAGTAATTTGCTTATAGCTAGAACACAAGACAAAGCAATAAGTACTGTTCAgaaaattttggtaattttttaaagttttatgaaaagTTGATTGTACATCTCATAAGCTTGCAAAACTTATACTTATTTACTTCCAAATTGTTgttaaaacaaacatttaaagGCAGTTTTGTtaggaataattattttattttttgacattaaaattttaatatacagTTGTGCATATTTATAGCAAAtttgaaagaatgaaataaaatttttgttactgtaattttgttataaaaatttaaattatccaCAATAAAATGTGAAGGGAAATTGAATCTATTACATTATAGCCATAAACTTCTTTTTAAGAAAACAGCTTTGCTCTAACAGGTGCAACTGTAGTTCTTTTAGCTTATgctggaaaattcttttttttttttgtatactgcATTTAACAAACCACTTTTTATCCATTTTTACCGAATCATAGCACcgagaaacatttaaataaaatgtataaaaagaaaCATCATTTTTATTCCACACCCGTGGTCTGATTGAAATAGCTAAAG
Proteins encoded:
- the LOC129229986 gene encoding uncharacterized protein LOC129229986, which translates into the protein MFILVFLLSLLFSTISCELWCYSCVSSQPGCEEFYVDWRIHSAITCPRDDDKCVKVIERKGVDKFITRDCLSNLESQKKDIPADRYDGCRKAAEQPKLSVYVENHISQLEIKNVHYDEVTYCFCEYDQWCNDGYKLKSGVSCFILEALFLVTIFFSRRLF